In a genomic window of Helianthus annuus cultivar XRQ/B chromosome 10, HanXRQr2.0-SUNRISE, whole genome shotgun sequence:
- the LOC110881659 gene encoding uncharacterized protein LOC110881659 has protein sequence MPKYSKFMRDFLTHKRKIESIQQVTLSEECSAALLNKLPQKKTDPKSFTIPCSIGGSPISNTIADLVSASLFNRLEYGKPHPTRMSIQLTDRLVKYPQGVIENLLVKVGEFVFLADFVILDMEEDTEISLILGRPFLTTARAMVDKSDGKLTFRVGQKVIKFEVGQRAEDDPVKYLKAIYSSLDAALQRYNSGCESSRSGNI, from the coding sequence ATGCCAAAATACTCCAAATTCATGAGAGACTTCCTCACCCACAAAAGAAAGATTGAATCCATTCAACAAGTCACCTTAAGTGAAGAATGCTCGGCGGCACTCCTCAACAAGCTACCCCAAAAGAAGACTGATCCCAAAAGCTTCACCATTCCTTGCTCTATTGGTGGATCACCAATAAGCAATACAATAGCCGACTTGGTGTCGGCCTCTTTGTTCAACCGACTAGAGTATGGTAAGCCACATCCTACAAGGATGAGCATACAACTTACAGATAGGTTGGTGAAATACCCTCAAGGTGTCATAGAGAACCTATTGGTAAAGGTCGGAGAATTTGTTTTTCTGGCCGACTTTGTTATCTTAgacatggaagaagacaccgagaTCTCACTCATACTAGGACGACCCTTCCTCACCACCGCACGGGCTATGGTAGATAAAAGTGACGGGAAGTTAACATTTAGGGTTGGTCAAAAAGTGATCAAGTTTGAAGTGGGACAACGAGCGGAGGATGATCCGGTCAAATACCTCAAAGCAATTTACTCAAGCCTAGATGCCGCATTGCAACGATACAACTCGGGATGTGAGTCATCCCGCTCGGGTAACATTTGA